The following DNA comes from Thermodesulfobacteriota bacterium.
ATGGATATAGAAGTGTGATCCACAAGTGGCAGGAGAATCAGGTTGATGGAGCGGTACACCAACGGAATTGGATCCAGCAGTCCGATTTGAAGCGCGGCCTGCGAAGTTTGATAGCCGTTATAGAGGGCGCTTAACAACAGCCAGACCGCAAGGATGATCAAAAATACAAGGGCCATTTTTTTTGCATTCGCTCGAGTTTGGCGCATGGCATTGAAGATCATCCAGGTCAATATGGCCAATAACAGGATCCCGAAAAGCAACCGGTTGGTTTCGGGTAAAAGAATGAGATCAACTGCCAATTCAAGGGCCGAAACCGTCAAAAGAAAAATCAGAATCCAATATTTGATCGATTGTCCGGGATGGTATCGATTGAGTTTTATTTTTTCGGGAATCGGTCTGTTGCGTTTGGCCAGAAAACCAACAAACTGGTGAATGGAACCAAACGGGCATATCCAGCCGCAAAAAAATCTTCCCAGAATGATGGTAAACACGATCGTTACCAGTCCCCATAATAGGCCGGCATATACCGTTTTGGTGCTCAACAGGGTCGCCAATCCCACCAACGGATCCAGCTGAATCAACCAGTTTACCGGCCAGCCGCGCAACTGCCACCATTGGTCCCCAAGGGTAGTGACCACACAAAACCATAAAAGCAGCATAAAAAAGAATCCCTGACAGATTCGTCGGGTGGTTACAATATTCATGATTTTTTTTAATGGTGCGCCAAAGAAGTTTTTTAAATGGATGCCATTGCAGGATTCAATTTGTGATAATCTGCGATTCCAATTCCAGCGGCTTCCGCTTTTTTAATGAACGGAAGGTCGTCCAAGGATCTTCCGAGTAAGGATGCACCAATTGCATCGGCAGCGACCTGATCCGTACTGACGATCATCGTATTGGTATTTTTAAGGTCTGAAAGAGAACCTCCGGTGGGACCGTTGGTCATCATACTCGTGGTCGCGTCCAATATCACCACAGACGGCTTGACCATCATGGCCAGCTCCATGATAATGTTGTGTATATCCTGGTGAAAGATATTCCGCCGTCCCCCCAGAAGTCCATACCAGTTTTTCATGACCATGGATGCACCGCTTCGATGGTGATCTTTAAGCGGCGCCATACCGATCACTTTGGTGATGTTCACAAAGGGTTTGTAAAGAACCGGCCAATTGCGGATCAATTTTGCATCTTTAACCGTTACCGGGCTGAACAATTCATCGCGCGGCAATAACACCCGGGCACCGGCACTTCGGGCGGCGTCGGCAATGCCTGTCAGGCCAAAACAGCTGACAGGATCATTAATGGGGTTATCCGTTACCACCACGGATGCAGCGCCGGCCCGAAAACAAAGCCGAGTCATTTCGCTAATAATCGCAGGATTCGTCGTGGCCGACAGCATGGCCGGAGTTGCAAAGGCCGCATTGACTTTGAGCAGCACCCGATCTCCTTTTTTTATAAAGGTTTCAATTCCACCCAGAGATTTTACAGCCATCCGTAGTGTGGCAACTCTGTCCTCTCCGCGGACAATACTCATTTTTTGTCCCACAGCAGAAATAGAAAAATCCGGCAGGATCAGTTGTGATTGATCCTTTTTACGAGAGGGACCCCGGGAGTCATGAAACCAGAAACCCGCGGCACAGGCAGCAGTTATGGAAATCCCTGCTTTGGTTAATCGACCCAGAAACTCGCGCCGGTTCAATCCGTTTATGTCCGGATTGAGGTTCATCGCCCATCCCCCCTTATTCGATGATATAAACGCGTAGCCAGCATTTTCGCCTGTTCAATGGTTGCCGCTTCCCGAATACCTGCCAAATAGGAACCATTAGAAAAAACTATTTCATAGGTGTCCAAAATTTCGATCAATCGCGCATCCTTTATCGATAGCTGGGCTTTTATCTTTTGTCCCCCATAGGCCAATAAAAAAGAGGCATATGCCGAAGTCAATTCTTTTGCCTCCACCGGTGTGTTGCGAAGAGAAAGATAGGCCACAAGCCTGTGGTTATTGAGCTCATATTCGGCTGTGTAAATTTTATCGAATCCATCATAACCAAAAGCATCCGAAGAGATTAGGGTCACACTGTTCTTAACCAAATTATTTTCGGGGAATAAATCCGTCTCATTGACAGTGGCTGCTTCCACAGGCGTGTTACGCATGAATGTTTCGGCCATCAATTTTATAGACCGGGGCAACTGTCCGGATATTTTGGAGGCGATGATTTCGATATAATAATGGCCATGAACAAGAAAAAGAGCATTGAGTGTCCGGTAGGCATATGGTGTCAAATCGAGCGACTCTGCATCTTGCCGGCGTTGGGCGCTAAAAACCGAAAAAGCATTCTGGCCGGTGTCCATGTCATAAACAAAGGCTTCCATCCACAGGTCGGCGGTACGGTCATCCTTAAAGCGCTGACTAACCAAACGGGTAAAACCGGCGGATAGGTACAATTCTGCTTTACCGTTTATTTTATCTGAAAGATTATGGACATCAAATGTCTCTATTGATGTCAAGGGGTGGATGCCTTCTGGCAGGGGGACAAAGGATGCATGCGGAAACAATTGAGAGGATGTTTTGTCTTTGTTTGGCTCGGGTAAAAGCGCATTTTTTTGCAATACCCCGGGGTTGAATTGCGATTGAGTCATCAATATGCCGACCCCGATAAGCACGAGAATGGATAAAATAACCATACTAAAAAACGTTTGCTGCCGACTGTGTTTTTTATTCTCCCGAATCACTGAATCCTCAAACTTTGACTATAATTTTTACAAATACACCTAATGAAGCAATGGGGCGTTAGAATAGCATAAGATCCGGCTGCCAGTGAGAGAAGTCTTTCTGGGATATCAATAAAGGGTGTATGACTAAAATCTGATTGATAGCTTAGCATAATGCGAAAACCCACCAAGTGTCAATTGGCAAATGGATTTTAGGCCTTTTACTAGAAAGTTTTATGACAGCCTTCGTTGAACTTCTGAGTACATTCCAGTCAAAAGAGATGACAGGTAGATGCTGTGTGTCAATAATCATGTGGCAAAAGGTTGTTATATGGTATTGCATGCGGGATATAAATCCATGGAGCCCTTGTTTCATGTACCCGAGGCATTCTTCAGGCGCAAGAATCGTTATTAAATCTTGCCTCTCAAATATCGCTGTCGTTTTGATTCGGGAAATTTTTCAATGGCATAGCGCAACATGGTCCGCGGCATGGTTTTATAATGGTTTTTTAAAAAATTTTCTTCCACGCTCATATCTCGTTTTCCCACTTCGCGAAGCATCCAGCCAACCGCTTTATGGATGAGATCTTCTATATCTGATAATAATATTTTTCCAATCTTCAATGTATCAGAAAACTGGTTGCGCTTGATAAAGAAAAACGTGGATATAATCGATATTCGCCGTTCCCATAAATTTTCAGATTTTGCCAGGTCGTAAAGCGGCTTTTTGCCTTTATCGAAAAGAAAGGCTCCCACAATATGTCCGGCTGAGCAGTCCACCAGATCCCAGTTGTTTATCGATTTGGTATTTTTTAAGTAAAGTTCATATATTCTTTTCTTCTCAGCCGAATCTCCCATTGAATATCGTTGTATGAGCACAAAAAGGGAGAGTAATCTTTCCTCATGAATGGGAGATCCAAGCAGAAGTTTGATTTCCTGAAATGGTAGGGCGTAATATTCCTTGGCCAGCTTTCTTAACTTCGGAACGGGTACCCCGATAAAAGCGTCTCCTTCTCCATATTCACCCGGCCCGGTCTTAAAAAAGCGCTGATGTATTTTTGCCTTTTCTTTGTTTCCGAGGCGCTTTAACTTGTTTTGTATGTCTTTCAGCGATTGGGTCATATAGGTTTATCCTTAGTGATAAAATATGGGTGGTGTCCATAGCTCGTTGTCAGTGGTCATTTGTATTTTTCCCAAATATTCAAGTTTTACGACCCTGATTTCCATCGATGTCAAGCGGTAAGGGATAAAAATAACATTATTAGGATTTATTTGCATCTGACTGAATCAACTGTTTTCTTCGTCCTTATACCACGGACAGCTGACCACTATCAACGGACATAACCAAAAGAAATATATCCTGATTATCCGGTTACTCCTGTCTATAATGAACTACTGTTTTGACAGATTATGCGGAATATGTTCGCTGCCGAGTCGTTTGAGAACGCCCAGGGTTTTAGTCATGGGAAGTTCATGGAAAAGACCGGAGGCAATGGCGAGCTTATAAATACGATAAGGGGCCTGACCGCCCTTGGCAGGGTCTTTAAAGATATCGTGGATAAGAAGATAGCCATCGGGAATGAGGTGGCCGGCCCAGGAATTGTAATCGGTAAATGCGGTTTCATAAGTATGGCCGCCGTCTATAAAAACAAGACTGAGTGGCGTCGTCCACTGCCGCGCAGCCACTTCCGATTTGCAGACTATGGGAACCACCGTATCTTCGAGATTGGTAGTGGTGATGGTTTTCCTAAAATTTTTAAAAGTATCCACGCAGCCGATCCGTGCATCAAAAAGTTCCGGGTCAAAATATTCCTGGCCGGGCTGCTGTTCTTCGGATCCACGATGATGGTCGATTGAAAAGAGTATGCTGCCGGATTTCCTACAGGCAGTCCCCAGATAAACTGTGGATTTGCCGCAATAGCTTCCTATTTCCAGGCAGGGTCCCAGTTTTCCGGCCTCAAGGGCAATTTCATACAGACGGCGGCCCTCATCTTCGTCAAGAAAGCCCTTGATTTTATTTAGTATATCTTGGTCAGGTAGCAATTTGTATCGTCCGATTTAGACGGTTTCGTAATCCGCCTCAGATCAAATTTCCCCGCTAAAAAGCACCGGAATAAAAAGGCGTGTAAATTTTGTAATCATGAGGCGTACTAATGATACGTTGAATGATTACGAAATGCAGCACAACGAAGAAGGTGGCCTTTTTACGAAACCGTCATGGCATCTTATCATATCCCCTCACCAACACTTCACGGGGTTTGGAGCCATCTGAAGGTCCGACAATTCCTTCTCTTTCCATTGTTTCGATAATACGCGCGGCACGGTTGTATCCGATACGCAAATGGCGTTGTAGCATTGATATGGAGGCCTGCCGTGTCTTTGTGATAAGCGCCACGGCATCATCGTATCTTTCATCATAGTCCTCCCCGCCACCTTTTGTTTCATCGACAGCCACAGTTTCAGTTACCTTTTCGTTGTACTCCGGGGGTTTTTGATTGCGCAAAAAATCAGTAATTCCGGTAATTTCTTCCTCTGATATGTATGCCCCGTGAATACGCTGGAGTCTGGACGTGCCGGGTGGCAAAAAAAGCATGTCGCCATCGCCCAGCAGGTTTTCGGCGCCGTTCATATCGATGATGGTTCTGGAATCCGTTTTTGAAGACACCTGGAAGGTAAGACGGGTGGGAAAATTGGCCTTGATGATTCCGGTCAGCACATCTACCGACGGTCTCTGGGTAGCCAGTATCAGATGTATTCCTGCAGCCCGTGCCATCTGTGCCAGGCGTGTCAAGGCAACCTCTACATCCCTGGAAGCCACAATCATCAGGTCAGCCAGTTCATCGATGATAATGATGATAAACGGAAGTTTTTCCAGAGTTTCACCTGCTGAAGGCTTTTTTTCTTTTTCTAGTTTATTGTTGTACTGCTTTATGTTTCTTGCTTTTTTTTCAGAAAGCAGTTCATACCTTCTTTCCATTTCGCGTACAGCCCAGAAAAGGGCATTGGTCGCCTTTTTTACGTTTATGACTACAGGGGTAATCAGGTGGGGAATTCCGTCATAAGTGGACAGTTCTATTCTTTTGGGATCAACCATAATGAATTTTACTTCGTCCGGATTCGATTTATACAAAAGGCTGCAAATCATGGCGTTTAAAGCCACGCTTTTGCCTGCGCCTGTGGCACCGGCAATCAATAAATGCGGCATTTTGTCGAGCTCGGTAACCACTGGATTTCCCACAATATCTTTACCGAGACAGATGGTGAGCTTTGATTTGGCCTTTCCAAAAACACCTGAGGCGACCACTTCTTTGAATCT
Coding sequences within:
- a CDS encoding class I SAM-dependent methyltransferase codes for the protein MLPDQDILNKIKGFLDEDEGRRLYEIALEAGKLGPCLEIGSYCGKSTVYLGTACRKSGSILFSIDHHRGSEEQQPGQEYFDPELFDARIGCVDTFKNFRKTITTTNLEDTVVPIVCKSEVAARQWTTPLSLVFIDGGHTYETAFTDYNSWAGHLIPDGYLLIHDIFKDPAKGGQAPYRIYKLAIASGLFHELPMTKTLGVLKRLGSEHIPHNLSKQ
- a CDS encoding DNA alkylation repair protein; translation: MTQSLKDIQNKLKRLGNKEKAKIHQRFFKTGPGEYGEGDAFIGVPVPKLRKLAKEYYALPFQEIKLLLGSPIHEERLLSLFVLIQRYSMGDSAEKKRIYELYLKNTKSINNWDLVDCSAGHIVGAFLFDKGKKPLYDLAKSENLWERRISIISTFFFIKRNQFSDTLKIGKILLSDIEDLIHKAVGWMLREVGKRDMSVEENFLKNHYKTMPRTMLRYAIEKFPESKRQRYLRGKI
- a CDS encoding DUF362 domain-containing protein, giving the protein MNLNPDINGLNRREFLGRLTKAGISITAACAAGFWFHDSRGPSRKKDQSQLILPDFSISAVGQKMSIVRGEDRVATLRMAVKSLGGIETFIKKGDRVLLKVNAAFATPAMLSATTNPAIISEMTRLCFRAGAASVVVTDNPINDPVSCFGLTGIADAARSAGARVLLPRDELFSPVTVKDAKLIRNWPVLYKPFVNITKVIGMAPLKDHHRSGASMVMKNWYGLLGGRRNIFHQDIHNIIMELAMMVKPSVVILDATTSMMTNGPTGGSLSDLKNTNTMIVSTDQVAADAIGASLLGRSLDDLPFIKKAEAAGIGIADYHKLNPAMASI
- a CDS encoding DNA translocase FtsK 4TM domain-containing protein: MRKEIIGILLFFVVVFTLISLVSYSPGDPSIFHPGAKGEIHNLFGVLGAHLSGILVTLFGLGVFWIPLLFLLLSIHFFSDQQGKAVVLTIIGGILLIITSGSLFALKQSSYLIFGSKFSAGGIAGTWFKTYVIQYSNSAGGIIIFVLLWVIGLIMATGLSLVRLFKRWRNIFYTFKDHAKTFYLKRKQRREKAQKRLKRKKEKTVHKVREIKIKPSKTKPIKTMPAPKQDVFDFMKTKTGFQLPSFNLLKSSETRHVDADNENLRMQSKLVEKKLDDFGVKGQVVEVSPGPVITTFEYKPAPGIKINKIVNLTDDLALALRATSIRIVAPIPGKSVIGIEIPNAERQMVRFKEVVASGVFGKAKSKLTICLGKDIVGNPVVTELDKMPHLLIAGATGAGKSVALNAMICSLLYKSNPDEVKFIMVDPKRIELSTYDGIPHLITPVVINVKKATNALFWAVREMERRYELLSEKKARNIKQYNNKLEKEKKPSAGETLEKLPFIIIIIDELADLMIVASRDVEVALTRLAQMARAAGIHLILATQRPSVDVLTGIIKANFPTRLTFQVSSKTDSRTIIDMNGAENLLGDGDMLFLPPGTSRLQRIHGAYISEEEITGITDFLRNQKPPEYNEKVTETVAVDETKGGGEDYDERYDDAVALITKTRQASISMLQRHLRIGYNRAARIIETMEREGIVGPSDGSKPREVLVRGYDKMP
- a CDS encoding DUF6599 family protein, with protein sequence MVILSILVLIGVGILMTQSQFNPGVLQKNALLPEPNKDKTSSQLFPHASFVPLPEGIHPLTSIETFDVHNLSDKINGKAELYLSAGFTRLVSQRFKDDRTADLWMEAFVYDMDTGQNAFSVFSAQRRQDAESLDLTPYAYRTLNALFLVHGHYYIEIIASKISGQLPRSIKLMAETFMRNTPVEAATVNETDLFPENNLVKNSVTLISSDAFGYDGFDKIYTAEYELNNHRLVAYLSLRNTPVEAKELTSAYASFLLAYGGQKIKAQLSIKDARLIEILDTYEIVFSNGSYLAGIREAATIEQAKMLATRLYHRIRGDGR